The Methanocella arvoryzae MRE50 genome includes a region encoding these proteins:
- the trxA gene encoding thioredoxin: MAETSQLVMDTSDASFDSAIKSSRVVVVDCWAPWCGPCRILAPTIESLARDYDGRVKFYKLNTDENPQVASQFRIRSIPTIFIFTDGKLADTIIGAVPRQYIEGKLEPLLK; the protein is encoded by the coding sequence ATGGCCGAGACATCGCAGCTAGTAATGGATACCAGTGACGCCAGCTTTGACAGCGCTATCAAGAGCAGCCGGGTGGTCGTCGTCGACTGCTGGGCCCCATGGTGCGGGCCGTGCAGGATCCTGGCACCCACCATCGAGAGTCTCGCCAGGGACTACGACGGCCGGGTCAAGTTCTACAAGCTCAACACCGACGAAAACCCGCAGGTCGCGTCCCAGTTCCGCATCCGGAGCATACCCACGATCTTCATCTTCACCGACGGCAAGCTCGCCGACACCATCATCGGCGCGGTACCCAGGCAGTACATCGAGGGCAAGCTGGAGCCGCTCCTCAAGTGA
- the trxA gene encoding thioredoxin gives MAETSKFVTDLTDATFDDAVKSSSLAVIDCWAPWCGPCRMLAPTIETLAQEYEGKVKFYKLNTDESTRVVQQFKIFSIPTLLIFAKGKQVDTIVGAVPRQYIESRLQPLLENQ, from the coding sequence ATGGCAGAGACATCAAAATTCGTCACGGACCTCACTGACGCCACTTTCGACGACGCGGTCAAATCCAGCTCACTAGCAGTCATCGACTGCTGGGCCCCCTGGTGTGGGCCATGCAGAATGCTCGCTCCCACCATAGAGACGCTGGCACAGGAATACGAGGGCAAAGTCAAGTTCTACAAGCTCAACACCGACGAGAGCACCAGGGTAGTCCAGCAGTTCAAAATCTTCAGCATCCCCACCCTGCTCATCTTCGCCAAAGGCAAGCAAGTCGACACCATCGTCGGCGCCGTGCCCCGGCAGTACATCGAGTCGCGGCTGCAGCCGCTCCTGGAAAACCAGTAA
- a CDS encoding DNA topoisomerase IV subunit A translates to MAARRKNDKLYEAIEDAALADEFEAIFEIAHDAKRQDFVKMLASRTSDGSTMAMAHDILKERRLTRDQERSIKVLSAYCLGAVIRAENALPYTFKALKVDRASVEYDDVEGYSTSGDTLSMTTANIDQAASLAKLQFLINHVIETIVANSVSTKRDCYYMLKNQFQKYPWMDLTGQGESDRLIDTLERIIRLNRENLNVIADPKGLIYGDITIVDEEGTEFTCGEREQSITGFAGQWEIKKYGVKAVIPIEKTGVFMDLKKLKVADELNIGLVHLGGQPARGCRALIKLLSEKGIPIGVLTDFSPWSGMIAKSVMSGSINAAHLSGLHASKAAFLGIESADVDTWLKDVWKSVQEPLSKNDLLRAQNNLSLPYMQDDYWKGENEWFVRHARKTELEALGTAAGSPLKKKEFYKSYLRAKLREKLKVRV, encoded by the coding sequence GTGGCAGCGAGAAGGAAGAACGATAAGCTGTACGAGGCCATCGAGGACGCCGCCCTCGCGGACGAGTTCGAGGCTATTTTCGAGATTGCTCACGACGCAAAGCGCCAGGACTTCGTGAAGATGCTCGCCTCCCGGACCAGCGACGGCTCCACCATGGCCATGGCCCACGACATCCTGAAAGAGCGCCGCCTCACCAGGGATCAGGAGCGGTCTATCAAGGTGCTCTCGGCGTATTGCCTGGGCGCCGTGATCCGGGCCGAGAACGCCCTTCCGTACACGTTCAAGGCGCTGAAGGTCGATCGGGCCTCGGTCGAATACGACGACGTCGAGGGGTACAGCACATCCGGGGACACGCTCTCCATGACGACGGCCAACATCGACCAGGCTGCGTCGCTGGCGAAGCTGCAGTTCCTGATCAACCACGTCATCGAGACCATAGTGGCGAACTCGGTGTCGACGAAGAGGGACTGCTACTACATGCTCAAGAACCAGTTCCAGAAGTACCCGTGGATGGACCTGACCGGCCAGGGAGAAAGCGACCGGCTGATCGACACCCTGGAGCGCATCATCCGCCTCAACCGGGAAAACCTCAACGTAATCGCCGATCCCAAAGGGCTGATCTACGGCGACATCACCATCGTGGACGAGGAGGGCACCGAGTTCACCTGCGGGGAAAGGGAGCAGAGCATCACCGGGTTCGCCGGCCAGTGGGAGATCAAGAAGTACGGCGTCAAGGCTGTCATTCCGATAGAGAAGACCGGCGTGTTCATGGACCTGAAGAAGCTGAAGGTCGCGGACGAACTGAACATCGGGCTCGTCCACCTCGGAGGCCAGCCGGCAAGAGGATGCAGGGCGCTGATCAAGCTATTGTCAGAAAAGGGCATCCCCATAGGAGTCCTCACCGACTTTTCCCCGTGGTCGGGCATGATCGCCAAGTCCGTCATGAGCGGCAGCATCAACGCCGCGCACTTATCCGGCCTCCACGCCTCCAAGGCCGCCTTCCTCGGCATCGAGTCCGCCGACGTGGACACGTGGCTCAAAGACGTGTGGAAGAGCGTGCAGGAACCCCTGAGCAAGAACGATCTTTTGAGAGCGCAGAACAACCTGTCTCTCCCGTACATGCAGGACGACTACTGGAAAGGCGAGAACGAGTGGTTCGTCAGGCACGCCAGAAAGACCGAACTGGAAGCGTTAGGTACGGCCGCGGGGTCTCCGCTGAAGAAGAAGGAGTTCTACAAGAGCTACCTCCGGGCGAAGCTGCGGGAGAAGCTGAAAGTAAGAGTATAG
- a CDS encoding DNA topoisomerase VI subunit B has product MAPKNCKTAKELAKEMKEISFSEFIATNPHLVGFESSVKMIPMSIHEILTNSLDACESAGILPEVWIDLKSLDDKGRLKRYKLTVRDNGPGILPKNVPLVFGKLLYGSKFGVRRQSRGQQGIGVSAVVLISQIKTGEHAIVKTSTNGKKSHVFELSVDVDRNSAKVHDSHEEKAEGWKGVEISVILEAQFSARIMEYIELTAAINPHLSLHYDGVNEADRLEVPRRTEELPAIPVETKPHPSGADYDLLKRLAARTRYSTLNDFLKGEFDRVRSDVSKQIIAGCKDRLDVRKKPADLCKEELMALAEAMSGAQTLPPSTECLSPVGEATLVQGVVSRLQPAFIEAVTRKPRAMRGQPFLVEVIIAYGCGAELGGTGESSIDPVTGVYIHRFVNRVPLLFSESGDVTLKAARDAGLARYEIAPETRSHLFVHVAGVNIPYTSESKEAIKFVDEYYEEIRLAIQECGRKISKHIRRIKKSEEEAVKGKRKAIIHSLLLRQLNRYAGAKVAGPEYAAAFGFDNCVSEVEEEYGLDVFREEKPERRAPESRRAVAAAGGD; this is encoded by the coding sequence ATGGCACCTAAAAACTGTAAGACGGCAAAGGAACTTGCAAAGGAAATGAAGGAGATCTCCTTCAGCGAGTTCATCGCCACTAACCCTCATTTAGTCGGCTTCGAGAGCTCGGTGAAGATGATCCCCATGTCCATCCACGAGATTCTCACCAACTCACTCGACGCCTGCGAATCGGCAGGCATCCTCCCCGAGGTCTGGATAGACCTGAAGAGCCTGGACGATAAGGGCCGGCTCAAGCGCTACAAATTGACGGTCCGGGACAACGGGCCCGGCATCCTCCCTAAGAATGTCCCTCTCGTGTTCGGCAAGCTGCTGTACGGCAGCAAGTTCGGCGTCCGCCGGCAGTCCAGAGGGCAACAGGGCATCGGCGTGTCCGCGGTCGTTCTCATATCGCAGATCAAGACGGGCGAGCACGCGATCGTGAAGACGTCGACGAACGGGAAGAAGTCCCACGTCTTCGAGCTTTCGGTGGACGTGGACCGGAACTCGGCGAAGGTGCACGACTCGCACGAGGAGAAGGCCGAAGGCTGGAAGGGCGTCGAAATCTCCGTGATCCTCGAGGCCCAGTTCTCCGCCCGCATCATGGAGTACATCGAGCTGACCGCGGCCATCAACCCGCATCTGAGCCTGCACTATGATGGCGTGAACGAGGCCGACCGGCTCGAAGTGCCCAGGCGCACCGAGGAGCTGCCGGCCATCCCGGTGGAGACGAAGCCCCACCCCTCGGGGGCTGACTACGACCTGCTGAAGCGGCTCGCCGCCAGGACAAGATATAGTACGCTCAACGATTTCCTGAAGGGCGAGTTCGACCGGGTCCGGTCCGACGTCTCGAAGCAGATCATCGCGGGCTGCAAGGACCGGCTAGACGTGAGGAAGAAGCCCGCAGACCTCTGCAAGGAGGAGCTGATGGCGCTCGCCGAAGCTATGAGCGGTGCTCAGACGCTCCCGCCTTCCACCGAGTGCCTGTCGCCAGTAGGCGAAGCCACCCTGGTGCAGGGCGTGGTGAGCAGGCTACAGCCCGCCTTTATCGAGGCGGTCACGAGAAAGCCCCGGGCGATGAGAGGCCAGCCATTCCTGGTGGAGGTGATCATCGCCTACGGCTGCGGCGCCGAGCTCGGCGGCACAGGGGAGTCCTCCATCGACCCGGTCACCGGCGTCTACATTCACCGGTTCGTCAACCGGGTGCCCCTCCTCTTCTCGGAGTCGGGCGACGTGACGCTGAAAGCGGCGAGGGACGCGGGGCTGGCCCGGTACGAGATCGCCCCGGAGACTCGCAGTCACTTATTCGTACACGTGGCGGGCGTGAACATCCCCTACACGAGCGAGAGCAAGGAGGCGATCAAGTTCGTGGACGAGTACTACGAGGAAATCCGCCTCGCGATCCAGGAGTGTGGTCGCAAGATCTCGAAGCATATCCGCCGGATCAAGAAGTCCGAGGAAGAGGCGGTCAAAGGCAAGCGGAAGGCGATCATTCACTCTCTGCTCCTGAGACAGCTCAACCGGTACGCGGGGGCGAAGGTCGCGGGCCCCGAGTATGCCGCTGCCTTCGGCTTCGACAACTGCGTCTCCGAGGTAGAGGAGGAGTACGGTCTGGACGTCTTCCGGGAGGAGAAGCCGGAGAGACGGGCCCCTGAAAGCAGGCGGGCAGTGGCAGCGGCGGGAGGTGACTGA
- a CDS encoding winged helix-turn-helix domain-containing protein — protein MERLEITRQQARSFLLAHQGLWPPGELEGKAGVSAYIRRVNCIQFDPLNVAGPNHELVLQARVKDFRSSMLQELLYRDRTLIDGWDKNMCIYPAEDWSYFRRARERARKRLGGKSHPITPYLDLIRREIEEKGPLTSADLAFDDRIDWPWGPTRVSRAALESMYFWGELIVHHKVGTRRAYDFARRHLSDEILSAPDRNRTEKQYYDWYVHRRIGSIGLLWNRAGDAWLGIHDIKSKDRNDAIGRLLRQEKIVEVWVEGISHPFYLRNEDMACMERALRSRRSPQARASVLAPLDNLIWDRKLVKELFGFEYLWEVYKPAAERRYGYYVLPVLYGDRFVARFEPGRGEDGALLIKNWWWEPEIEQSEELRSGLLACFRQFSRYLGAGRVAADKKVSRREKLDWLAQ, from the coding sequence ATGGAGAGACTCGAGATCACCAGACAGCAGGCCCGTAGCTTTTTGCTCGCCCACCAGGGCCTGTGGCCGCCGGGAGAGCTGGAAGGCAAGGCAGGCGTATCGGCGTACATCAGGCGAGTCAACTGCATCCAGTTCGATCCTTTGAACGTCGCGGGCCCGAACCACGAGCTGGTGCTGCAGGCCCGGGTGAAGGATTTTCGCTCTTCCATGCTGCAGGAGCTGCTTTACCGGGACCGCACTTTGATCGACGGGTGGGATAAGAACATGTGTATCTATCCTGCGGAGGACTGGTCGTACTTCCGGCGTGCCCGGGAGAGGGCGAGGAAGAGACTGGGCGGCAAGTCCCACCCGATTACCCCTTACCTGGACCTGATCAGAAGAGAGATCGAGGAAAAAGGGCCGCTGACCTCTGCCGATCTGGCTTTCGACGACAGGATCGACTGGCCCTGGGGCCCGACAAGAGTATCGAGGGCCGCGCTGGAGAGCATGTACTTCTGGGGAGAGCTCATCGTCCACCATAAAGTCGGCACCCGCAGGGCCTACGACTTCGCACGCCGCCACCTTTCGGACGAGATCCTGAGCGCGCCCGACCGGAACCGGACGGAGAAGCAATATTACGACTGGTACGTTCACCGGCGGATAGGCAGCATCGGGCTGCTCTGGAACCGTGCGGGAGACGCGTGGCTGGGCATCCACGACATCAAGAGCAAGGACAGGAACGATGCGATCGGGCGGCTGCTCCGGCAGGAAAAGATCGTAGAGGTATGGGTGGAGGGTATCAGCCATCCTTTCTACCTCCGAAACGAGGACATGGCATGCATGGAGAGGGCGCTGAGGTCTCGCAGAAGCCCTCAGGCCCGGGCGTCGGTTCTTGCTCCGCTGGACAACCTGATCTGGGACCGCAAACTCGTGAAGGAGCTTTTCGGCTTCGAGTACCTGTGGGAAGTGTACAAGCCCGCCGCGGAGCGCCGCTACGGGTACTATGTGCTCCCGGTGCTGTACGGCGACCGTTTCGTCGCCCGGTTCGAGCCGGGCAGGGGCGAGGACGGAGCCCTGCTGATCAAGAACTGGTGGTGGGAGCCTGAGATCGAACAATCTGAGGAGCTGCGGTCCGGCCTGCTCGCCTGCTTCCGCCAGTTCTCCCGCTACCTGGGCGCGGGTCGGGTCGCTGCCGATAAGAAAGTTTCAAGAAGAGAGAAGCTGGACTGGCTGGCACAGTGA
- a CDS encoding ABC transporter: protein MDYLKMLRSFGSGDLLNVIRDPLLKWMIVIPFVIALAYRYLIPVIAAWAAPMFDLVPFYPMLMGLLIVMIPMFFGVCIGFLLLDERDEGMLAALKVTPVSMAQYLAYRISAPVIVSFVTTLIACPIAGLTGVDLTTLVVVALVASLEAPLFALVFGVFAENKVQGFAIQKMLGTVLSIPLLAYLIDPKWEFVFYVIPTFWPVRAFWEGSTGGANFWPYVLGAAVFHAVLILVLLKLFDRKMHKIS from the coding sequence ATGGACTACCTGAAAATGCTCCGCTCTTTCGGCTCCGGCGACCTGCTGAACGTGATCCGGGATCCGCTGCTGAAGTGGATGATAGTGATACCCTTCGTGATCGCACTGGCATACCGGTACCTGATACCGGTAATCGCGGCCTGGGCTGCCCCGATGTTCGACCTGGTGCCGTTCTACCCCATGCTCATGGGCCTGCTGATAGTCATGATACCCATGTTCTTCGGGGTCTGCATCGGGTTTCTGCTGCTGGACGAGCGGGACGAGGGCATGCTGGCCGCGCTGAAGGTGACGCCGGTCTCCATGGCGCAGTACCTGGCGTACAGGATCTCGGCGCCGGTGATCGTGAGCTTCGTCACCACGCTGATCGCCTGCCCAATAGCCGGGCTGACCGGCGTCGACCTCACCACGCTGGTGGTGGTTGCGCTGGTCGCCTCTCTGGAGGCGCCCCTGTTTGCGCTGGTCTTCGGCGTATTTGCGGAGAACAAGGTACAGGGCTTCGCCATCCAGAAGATGCTGGGCACGGTCCTGTCGATTCCCCTGCTCGCCTACCTGATCGACCCGAAGTGGGAGTTCGTCTTCTACGTCATCCCGACCTTCTGGCCGGTCAGGGCGTTCTGGGAGGGCTCGACCGGAGGGGCGAACTTCTGGCCATACGTGCTGGGAGCGGCCGTCTTCCATGCGGTGCTGATCCTGGTATTGTTGAAGCTCTTCGATCGCAAGATGCATAAGATAAGTTAA
- a CDS encoding fluoroquinolone export ABC transporter permease subunit: MINRLVPTLLVDFRQQVRYGFIVASLFTMIVFIAMLSQFSQYGSPVFVPLFVFGNLMIGTFFFIGGMVLFEKGEGVLQALIVSPLRVEEYLGSKVLTLTALAFIENMAIVLAIFGTGYNVLLLAAGTILAAVIYVLLGFVMVSRFKSISEYLMPAAFVIVALMLPLVDYLQIFETPLVYLHPMQAPLLVMKAAFVPVESWQLAYGVLYSLIVIAVAFVLSKRAFDRHIINRKGGN; this comes from the coding sequence ATGATCAACAGGCTGGTCCCCACGCTGCTGGTAGACTTCAGGCAGCAGGTCCGGTACGGCTTTATCGTTGCCTCGCTGTTCACGATGATCGTCTTCATCGCCATGCTCAGCCAGTTCAGCCAGTACGGGTCCCCGGTTTTCGTCCCTCTGTTCGTCTTCGGCAACCTGATGATCGGCACCTTCTTCTTCATCGGGGGAATGGTGCTGTTCGAGAAGGGCGAGGGAGTCCTGCAGGCGCTGATCGTCAGCCCCCTCCGGGTGGAGGAATACCTGGGCTCCAAGGTACTTACGCTGACTGCGCTGGCCTTCATCGAGAACATGGCGATCGTCCTGGCCATCTTTGGCACGGGCTACAACGTGCTGCTGCTGGCCGCCGGCACTATACTGGCAGCGGTGATCTACGTCCTGCTGGGGTTCGTGATGGTGTCCCGGTTCAAGTCGATCAGCGAGTACCTCATGCCCGCTGCTTTCGTGATAGTCGCCCTGATGCTGCCGCTGGTCGACTACCTGCAGATCTTCGAGACGCCTTTAGTATACTTACACCCGATGCAGGCGCCGCTGCTGGTCATGAAGGCCGCATTTGTGCCGGTAGAGTCGTGGCAGCTCGCCTACGGCGTGCTGTATTCACTAATAGTGATTGCTGTAGCGTTCGTCCTCTCGAAGAGGGCGTTCGATCGACACATCATCAACAGGAAGGGAGGTAACTGA
- a CDS encoding ABC transporter ATP-binding protein — protein sequence MIEVKDLTFTYPGGKKEAVRNISFEVKPGEIFGFLGPSGAGKSTTQKILTGQLTGYRGKVAVMGRDVSSWKSSFYEKVGVSFEIPNHYLKLTALENLNYFRSLYSGETEDPMELLKLVGLETDANNRVAQFSKGMKVRLGFIRALLNKPDLLFLDEPTSGLDPVNSRIIRDIILRKKTEGKTIFLTTHNMALADELCDRVAFIVDGEIKLIDSPRQLKLQHGRRVVRVEYSENSHVETREFNLKDLGDNAEFLALLRSNSVQTIHTEEATLEDIFIKATGRSLA from the coding sequence ATGATAGAAGTCAAAGACCTTACATTCACTTATCCGGGCGGCAAGAAAGAGGCCGTCAGGAACATCTCCTTCGAAGTGAAGCCCGGGGAAATCTTCGGGTTCCTGGGCCCCAGTGGCGCCGGGAAGAGCACTACGCAGAAGATCCTGACCGGCCAGCTCACGGGGTACAGGGGAAAGGTAGCGGTCATGGGCAGGGACGTCAGCTCCTGGAAGTCCTCGTTCTACGAGAAGGTCGGGGTCTCCTTCGAGATCCCCAACCACTATCTCAAGCTGACGGCCCTCGAAAATTTAAACTATTTCCGCTCGCTCTACAGCGGGGAGACCGAAGACCCCATGGAGCTGCTGAAGCTGGTGGGCCTGGAGACCGACGCCAACAACCGCGTGGCCCAGTTCTCCAAGGGAATGAAAGTGAGGCTGGGCTTCATTCGGGCGCTGCTGAACAAGCCGGACCTGCTGTTTTTGGACGAGCCGACCTCGGGCCTGGACCCTGTCAATAGCCGGATCATCAGGGACATCATCCTGCGGAAGAAGACGGAGGGCAAGACAATCTTCCTCACCACGCACAACATGGCCCTCGCGGACGAGCTGTGCGACCGGGTCGCCTTCATCGTGGACGGGGAGATCAAGCTCATCGACTCGCCCCGGCAGCTGAAGCTGCAGCACGGCAGGCGCGTCGTAAGGGTCGAGTACAGCGAGAACTCTCACGTAGAGACCCGGGAATTCAACCTTAAGGACCTGGGGGATAATGCCGAGTTCCTGGCACTTCTACGCTCGAATAGCGTCCAGACCATCCACACTGAAGAGGCGACGCTGGAGGACATCTTTATCAAGGCTACAGGAAGGAGTCTCGCATGA
- a CDS encoding TetR/AcrR family transcriptional regulator: MAEAEDGMPEKKTVRNKAEKIRSILSASKTLIETVGYQDVTIRDIAREAGVSVGLIYKYFPGGKPEIIREIGMGLITEMTGAGKPGSVDFDDFPGFLRVFFSRTVEYYRNNKRFIAALMVATLQDRKIFEGFEEAGLENLDGLVLFLGNFRGIDLSDKGEPRLFMAKWSDIVKSIMLHHAVYPTPFDSDEEIVELLVKISLMMWGYKSMEK; this comes from the coding sequence ATGGCGGAGGCGGAGGATGGCATGCCGGAGAAAAAGACTGTGCGTAACAAGGCTGAGAAGATACGCTCTATCCTCAGCGCCAGTAAAACGCTCATAGAAACTGTCGGCTACCAGGATGTCACCATCCGGGACATCGCCCGGGAAGCCGGGGTCAGCGTAGGGCTGATCTACAAATACTTCCCCGGGGGCAAGCCTGAAATTATCAGGGAGATCGGCATGGGCCTCATCACCGAGATGACCGGGGCGGGCAAGCCCGGCAGCGTCGACTTCGACGACTTCCCCGGCTTTCTGCGCGTGTTCTTCAGCAGGACCGTCGAGTACTACCGAAATAACAAACGCTTCATCGCCGCTCTCATGGTGGCCACTCTCCAGGACCGGAAGATTTTCGAGGGGTTCGAGGAGGCCGGCCTGGAAAACCTGGACGGCCTCGTCCTGTTCCTGGGCAACTTCCGGGGAATCGACCTCTCCGACAAGGGCGAGCCCCGACTATTCATGGCCAAATGGTCCGACATAGTCAAGAGCATCATGCTGCATCACGCGGTCTACCCCACGCCCTTCGACTCCGATGAGGAGATAGTGGAGCTATTGGTGAAAATATCGCTGATGATGTGGGGCTATAAAAGTATGGAGAAATGA
- a CDS encoding P-loop NTPase fold protein, whose protein sequence is MTKMTKAKTMRFVNPFNAQGPTNPKYYANREKLLLTFHRSVMAVSRSGGVTRPVNIAVMGGWGVGKTSTLLKFKDMIKNESEGARIFSACVPLSPNCCSDADTFFVYLMESIFREYESTVELPQRVVDFIREELNVFENWKISKVSMTPEIERREHSPPRGINFKETMIKFWEKLHAGGIQLAVVMLDDIHYALASRENAELLYDLRTVMQGLSASGAQFMFIITGPANLYPEMRDKAEPFTRLFERFDLEPFDIEGTRQLIEKPLEAEGIDLTIDDPVVEKIHQITDGHPYFLTVTMRDVLDEMNEGRLTIMEFKGICPALIEHFARLKFHDDLDRASDAEQELLFRMALAQQSEITPSELKGSSVTKLLDRLVKKELVVKVARGRYRLYNPLFREYLKNVRPLAE, encoded by the coding sequence ATGACAAAAATGACAAAAGCTAAAACCATGCGCTTCGTTAATCCTTTCAATGCCCAGGGGCCGACCAACCCGAAGTACTATGCTAACCGGGAAAAGCTCCTGCTGACCTTCCATCGCAGCGTAATGGCGGTATCACGGTCGGGAGGCGTCACTCGCCCGGTTAACATCGCTGTCATGGGGGGCTGGGGAGTAGGTAAGACGTCTACGCTCCTGAAGTTCAAGGATATGATTAAAAACGAGAGTGAAGGTGCCAGGATCTTTTCTGCATGCGTACCATTAAGCCCTAACTGCTGCTCTGATGCAGATACGTTCTTCGTATACCTCATGGAGAGCATATTTCGAGAGTACGAGAGCACTGTGGAGCTACCGCAGCGAGTCGTAGACTTTATCAGAGAGGAGCTGAACGTCTTCGAGAACTGGAAAATCTCAAAGGTATCTATGACCCCGGAGATCGAGCGCAGAGAACACTCTCCGCCCAGAGGTATAAATTTCAAGGAGACCATGATCAAGTTCTGGGAAAAGCTTCATGCCGGCGGGATCCAGCTTGCCGTCGTTATGCTGGACGACATTCACTATGCCCTCGCCTCCCGGGAAAACGCCGAGCTGCTGTACGACCTGCGGACGGTAATGCAGGGGTTGTCGGCATCTGGCGCCCAGTTCATGTTCATCATCACCGGGCCGGCCAACCTTTACCCGGAGATGAGGGATAAAGCCGAGCCGTTTACCAGACTATTCGAGCGGTTTGATCTGGAACCATTTGACATAGAAGGGACCCGCCAGCTAATCGAAAAGCCCCTCGAAGCCGAAGGCATTGATCTCACGATCGATGATCCCGTCGTCGAGAAAATTCACCAGATCACCGATGGCCACCCATATTTCTTGACTGTGACCATGCGGGACGTGCTCGACGAGATGAACGAAGGCCGCCTGACGATCATGGAATTCAAGGGAATCTGCCCGGCACTCATCGAGCACTTCGCAAGGCTTAAGTTCCACGATGATCTGGACAGAGCCTCGGATGCAGAACAAGAGTTGCTATTCCGGATGGCCCTGGCTCAGCAGAGCGAAATCACCCCGTCCGAGCTGAAAGGCAGCAGTGTGACCAAGCTATTGGACCGGCTTGTTAAAAAGGAGCTGGTCGTCAAGGTGGCCAGGGGCAGGTATCGTCTCTACAATCCGCTTTTCCGTGAATACCTGAAGAACGTCAGGCCGCTGGCAGAGTAA
- a CDS encoding YhfC family glutamic-type intramembrane protease yields the protein MISWLNLLPGLGMIAVGAGAMAYWYYKKRISPVYFLLGGILWAAAIAIKLIMDLTISPALAQQAMIIFTPLAAAVLLGIYYGLRTGILESGISYLAVRFTKLSKSGFDEAVALGIGFGGTEAALLGLLSLVNTAALLMVPELFATLPASAQEQFALFMIPVPIIERLFTLFCHVFATVLLVYAARFHAIVWLALSILYKTVLDGMLPISNYLLAGMGTYARYGIIEVFVIAMGITGLAGLAWIRKKWLLRAPDGNRTNE from the coding sequence ATGATCTCGTGGCTTAACCTGCTGCCCGGGCTGGGCATGATCGCTGTCGGCGCAGGCGCCATGGCGTACTGGTACTACAAGAAGCGGATCAGCCCCGTATACTTCCTCCTGGGAGGTATCCTGTGGGCGGCCGCCATAGCGATCAAATTGATAATGGACCTGACCATCAGCCCTGCGCTGGCCCAGCAGGCGATGATCATCTTCACCCCGCTCGCGGCCGCGGTCCTCCTTGGAATCTATTACGGCCTGAGGACGGGCATCCTCGAAAGCGGCATCTCGTACCTCGCCGTCCGGTTCACTAAACTCTCAAAGTCCGGTTTCGATGAGGCAGTAGCCCTAGGCATCGGGTTCGGGGGGACTGAGGCTGCACTGCTGGGCTTGCTGTCGCTCGTCAATACGGCTGCCCTGTTGATGGTGCCGGAACTGTTCGCGACACTGCCGGCATCAGCACAGGAACAGTTCGCGCTGTTCATGATACCGGTGCCGATCATCGAGAGGCTGTTCACGCTGTTCTGCCACGTCTTCGCCACGGTGCTGCTGGTCTATGCGGCCAGATTCCACGCCATCGTATGGCTGGCCTTATCGATACTATATAAGACGGTGCTGGATGGGATGCTGCCGATATCAAATTATCTCCTGGCAGGCATGGGCACGTACGCCAGGTACGGAATCATCGAAGTATTCGTGATCGCCATGGGCATCACAGGCCTGGCGGGGCTGGCCTGGATCAGGAAAAAGTGGCTGTTGAGAGCGCCGGACGGTAACAGGACGAACGAGTGA
- a CDS encoding DUF3887 domain-containing protein: protein MSNRFVLVGMTILTVALCVLLSGCIFNQAPPQEAFDAADPTAEAVFQSFNTGDYGQFSAYLTDPMKKGVNESSFMDIRNQIHDKYGNYTSKPAPQGSVINGYNNFFYDAQFEKGTLKIRLVMNPDNQSLVDGLWFPNGI, encoded by the coding sequence ATGTCAAACCGTTTTGTTCTCGTGGGCATGACAATACTTACCGTCGCCCTCTGCGTTCTGCTCTCCGGCTGCATCTTCAACCAGGCTCCGCCGCAGGAGGCTTTCGACGCTGCGGACCCCACCGCCGAGGCGGTGTTCCAGTCGTTCAACACCGGGGACTACGGCCAGTTCTCGGCGTACCTGACCGACCCGATGAAGAAAGGCGTAAACGAGAGCAGCTTCATGGACATCAGGAACCAGATCCACGACAAGTATGGCAACTACACCTCGAAGCCTGCTCCGCAGGGCAGCGTGATCAACGGGTACAATAACTTCTTCTACGATGCGCAGTTTGAGAAGGGCACCTTGAAGATCCGGCTGGTCATGAACCCTGATAACCAGTCCCTCGTCGACGGACTGTGGTTCCCCAACGGCATTTAG